The following are from one region of the Candidatus Bathyarchaeota archaeon genome:
- a CDS encoding aldehyde ferredoxin oxidoreductase C-terminal domain-containing protein, whose amino-acid sequence EYGLDTISTGAVISFAMECYEKGILSKEEVDGLDLRFGNETALIQLLEKIAKREGIGDILAEGAARAAKKIGKGAERYAVTIKGLENAGHSPRGLKGYCLGMVTSTRGGSHQDGRPTGERIGKVDRKTLEGKPEYAIGTQRLTTIQDSMCVCRMTEGIYGLIEITNEHMNIINVVTGMGLKLPEIVDIADRIWNLERAFNCREGHRREHDVQAIRFMTEPIPEGPSKGMYSPPEELEMLKDKYYELRGWDKKTGIPTKETLSRLGLTEAIRELYK is encoded by the coding sequence CGAGTACGGTCTAGACACTATATCTACAGGTGCAGTGATCTCTTTCGCAATGGAATGTTACGAGAAAGGGATACTTTCCAAAGAAGAGGTTGACGGTCTAGACCTCAGATTTGGAAATGAAACTGCCCTTATTCAGCTACTTGAGAAGATAGCTAAACGTGAAGGTATCGGTGATATACTAGCTGAAGGGGCGGCGAGGGCTGCGAAGAAGATCGGTAAAGGAGCAGAAAGATACGCGGTGACCATTAAAGGTTTGGAGAATGCAGGACACTCTCCAAGGGGTTTGAAAGGCTACTGTCTGGGCATGGTCACATCGACAAGGGGTGGAAGCCACCAGGATGGTAGGCCCACAGGGGAAAGAATTGGTAAAGTAGATAGAAAGACACTTGAAGGTAAACCTGAATACGCGATCGGAACCCAGAGACTCACCACAATACAAGACTCCATGTGTGTATGCAGAATGACTGAGGGCATATATGGCCTGATTGAAATCACGAATGAGCATATGAACATCATAAATGTCGTTACAGGTATGGGCCTCAAACTGCCTGAAATCGTAGATATCGCAGACAGAATATGGAATCTGGAGAGGGCTTTCAACTGCCGTGAAGGCCACCGGAGGGAGCATGACGTTCAAGCGATAAGGTTCATGACTGAGCCGATACCTGAAGGCCCATCAAAAGGAATGTATAGCCCACCAGAGGAACTTGAGATGCTGAAGGATAAGTACTATGAACTCCGAGGATGGGACAAGAAGACCGGAATCCCGACGAAAGAGACACTCAGCAGGCTGGGCTTAACAGAAGCGATCAGAGAATTATACAAATAA
- a CDS encoding glycosyltransferase family 39 protein, with translation MLKFEYSNSKLTEWLIVKIFSRDKVMVLTLTVGIFLLALVVRLHNVTTPETFMVDEAYYVPAANSILSFEGDPNYVHPPFGKILIAAGIAIFGYNPLGWRIASVLAGSSIISLTYLAGRRIFNEIVGASAAALLIVDPLEYSMSKIAMLDILLAFFVTLAFASICYDRYYLSAVSLGLACGIKLVGVFAVAGIIAYLVCSGKVKALKVILPLGMCTFFLSIAPTFSWKGPTFTESFWFVVSWHTTLAAHHPSASHPYGWMFNLVPFPLYSGPEFSLSASANPIIYPLSIPVALLLAYESFKTREVTLRLLPVFWIAFVYGLFFILPRKTQFIFYLTPNVPAIALLFSYGVIELLFRISK, from the coding sequence TTGCTAAAATTCGAATACTCAAATTCGAAACTCACAGAGTGGCTTATCGTAAAGATATTTTCCAGAGATAAGGTGATGGTTCTAACACTAACTGTGGGAATCTTCCTACTTGCTCTGGTAGTGAGGCTACATAATGTTACAACTCCTGAAACATTTATGGTCGATGAGGCATACTACGTTCCGGCAGCAAACTCTATACTAAGCTTCGAAGGGGACCCGAACTATGTCCATCCACCTTTTGGAAAAATCCTCATCGCCGCTGGGATAGCTATCTTCGGATATAATCCACTTGGATGGCGAATTGCCAGTGTGCTTGCAGGTAGCTCCATCATCTCACTGACATATCTGGCAGGCCGAAGAATCTTCAATGAAATTGTGGGTGCGTCTGCAGCGGCCCTCCTGATAGTAGATCCTCTAGAGTATTCCATGTCAAAAATCGCCATGCTCGACATACTCCTCGCATTCTTTGTGACTTTAGCTTTTGCTAGCATCTGCTACGATAGATACTACTTATCTGCAGTATCATTGGGTTTAGCTTGTGGAATTAAGCTCGTAGGCGTCTTTGCCGTAGCGGGTATAATTGCATACTTGGTATGTTCAGGGAAAGTTAAGGCTTTGAAGGTGATTCTTCCACTTGGCATGTGCACCTTCTTCCTATCTATTGCTCCAACTTTTTCTTGGAAGGGTCCAACATTTACAGAAAGCTTCTGGTTTGTGGTGAGCTGGCATACTACCCTAGCAGCTCATCATCCATCGGCATCCCATCCTTACGGTTGGATGTTTAACTTGGTCCCATTCCCACTTTATTCAGGCCCTGAGTTTTCACTCTCAGCATCCGCTAACCCCATAATCTACCCACTATCCATACCCGTTGCACTCTTACTAGCCTATGAATCTTTTAAAACAAGGGAAGTTACTCTTAGACTCCTACCTGTATTTTGGATAGCATTCGTCTACGGACTGTTCTTCATCTTGCCGAGGAAAACGCAGTTTATCTTCTATCTGACTCCTAATGTTCCAGCGATCGCATTACTATTCTCTTATGGAGTTATAGAGTTGCTATTCCGCATATCAAAATAG
- a CDS encoding tRNA-binding protein, which translates to MSVTFRDFSKLDIRVGRVLRSERVPGKDKLFKLNVDIGTSKVEIIAGGGEYYRPEDLVGTNLIVVTNLEPKIIAGIESRGMALAADYKGKPIWLTVPSDVPPGTKVR; encoded by the coding sequence ATGTCGGTTACGTTCAGAGACTTTTCGAAGTTAGATATTAGGGTCGGTAGAGTCCTAAGATCAGAGAGAGTGCCTGGTAAGGATAAACTCTTCAAACTGAATGTAGATATTGGAACATCGAAGGTGGAGATCATTGCCGGTGGTGGCGAGTACTATAGGCCTGAGGACCTTGTTGGAACCAATTTAATAGTCGTCACAAACTTAGAACCGAAAATTATCGCAGGGATAGAATCGAGGGGCATGGCTCTGGCCGCAGATTATAAAGGTAAGCCTATATGGTTGACTGTCCCAAGCGATGTCCCTCCAGGCACGAAAGTACGCTAA
- a CDS encoding DUF4382 domain-containing protein yields the protein MGSRQVFSAFLLLIILIILLYPTTATGTVSVAASYAQAPPIETPLGPIIITGVTNLYVSFSEIRIHLANERNDSGWIPIIYNTASVDIIRFSNNPGVIFSTPTVPVGEYDRVFLRFGNSSAVVNGTTLNVESIPRFIIVDYRFSVKSGSETALKLKFTADYRAINISKPKVFFEISPMQD from the coding sequence TTGGGTTCCAGACAAGTGTTTTCCGCGTTTCTACTATTGATTATATTGATTATCCTCCTTTATCCTACAACGGCGACTGGGACAGTTTCAGTGGCAGCATCATATGCTCAGGCACCCCCAATAGAGACACCCCTAGGACCAATAATAATTACAGGGGTCACCAACCTATACGTATCCTTTAGCGAGATCAGGATACACTTAGCCAATGAAAGAAACGATAGCGGATGGATTCCAATAATTTATAACACTGCTAGCGTAGACATTATAAGATTTTCGAACAACCCTGGAGTAATCTTCAGTACACCAACCGTTCCAGTCGGGGAGTACGATAGGGTCTTTCTTAGATTTGGAAACTCCAGCGCTGTGGTAAACGGAACAACACTAAATGTTGAAAGTATACCGAGGTTCATTATTGTCGATTACCGATTTTCTGTCAAGTCAGGCTCAGAGACTGCATTGAAGTTGAAGTTCACAGCAGACTATCGTGCAATAAATATAAGTAAGCCTAAAGTCTTCTTCGAGATAAGTCCTATGCAGGACTAA
- a CDS encoding phosphopantetheine adenylyltransferase — MNGRYKRTVALGGTFDHLHKGHKSLIRKALQLGDRLIIGLSSDEYLSRWRKDHSVNGYEKRLEKLKSFLSELNVFDRVTIVPLDDPFGPSASDSAISVLVVTADTLKRALEINKIRISKGLPPLQIYVCNFILADDGAPISSTRIRKGQIDGEGHILEVNQ, encoded by the coding sequence TTGAACGGTCGATACAAACGTACCGTCGCATTGGGCGGCACATTCGATCACTTACACAAGGGTCATAAAAGTCTCATACGCAAGGCTCTGCAGCTTGGTGATAGGCTCATAATTGGTTTAAGCAGTGACGAATATCTCTCCCGATGGAGGAAGGACCATTCTGTAAATGGTTATGAAAAGAGACTGGAGAAATTAAAGTCATTCCTATCTGAATTGAATGTGTTTGATAGGGTTACTATAGTTCCACTAGACGATCCATTTGGGCCTTCAGCCTCAGACAGTGCCATCTCGGTATTGGTTGTCACTGCAGACACTTTAAAGAGAGCTTTGGAAATCAATAAGATTAGAATTTCAAAGGGGCTGCCACCTCTCCAGATCTATGTATGCAACTTTATCTTAGCCGATGACGGAGCGCCAATATCCTCCACGAGAATACGGAAGGGACAGATTGATGGGGAAGGTCACATTCTTGAAGTAAACCAGTAA
- a CDS encoding UbiX family flavin prenyltransferase yields MRIIIGITGASGMIYAWRLLEVLRQKMLEVYVIMTHPAEKILIHELSKKPSEVYALATGYYDIDDLTSPIASGSQNFDAMVIVPCSMASAAAIANGISKNLLLRVADISLKEGRKLILVPRETPLSVIHLTNLLKIARSGAIVMPATPAFYHNPQEIKDLVDFIVGRILQRLGLNQELFEPWKGKII; encoded by the coding sequence TTGCGCATAATAATAGGTATCACAGGCGCAAGTGGAATGATATACGCATGGAGGCTACTGGAGGTGCTAAGGCAGAAAATGCTCGAGGTATACGTGATAATGACACACCCAGCAGAGAAGATCCTTATTCATGAACTCTCAAAGAAACCATCTGAAGTTTACGCCCTCGCTACAGGCTACTATGACATAGATGACCTCACATCACCAATCGCCAGTGGATCACAAAACTTCGACGCCATGGTCATTGTCCCATGCTCCATGGCCTCAGCCGCTGCGATTGCAAATGGAATATCAAAAAACCTACTGCTGAGGGTCGCGGACATATCTCTTAAGGAAGGTCGAAAACTTATATTGGTTCCTAGGGAGACCCCTCTAAGCGTAATACATCTAACCAACCTTCTGAAAATAGCCCGTTCAGGCGCGATCGTAATGCCTGCGACACCAGCATTCTATCATAACCCCCAGGAGATAAAAGATCTTGTAGACTTTATCGTAGGTCGAATATTACAGAGGTTAGGCCTGAACCAAGAGTTATTCGAACCTTGGAAGGGAAAGATAATTTGA
- a CDS encoding UbiD family decarboxylase produces the protein MKEGASDLRELIESFAGRGEVMLVDKRVSLKFEVAAIIKKYDRKQVLLFNNADGHRNIIAGICGTRDRIAYALGITPERLRPLLTEALKLPEYPKIVGGYEAEKELPSLENLPILTHFEKDAGPYITSAIVSARLPDDSLENVSIHRLMVIDRRHLAIRIVPRHLYYICKKMIEMGKKSLDVGIAIGLHPAILIASSTPAPLGVSEYAVANKILGKKLRLSECRSVEARVPADSEIVLEGRVLLDKEVDEGPFVDITGTYDIVRKQPVIEIEKIFCREDFFYHALLPSGSEHGLLMGLPQEAKIEEAVSGVVPKVKDINLTPGGCHWLHAVISIEKQAEGDGKNAILAAFAGHPSLKHVVIVDTDIDVNNPTEVEWAIATRFQGSKGLVVIRNVRGSSLDASGDQKLNLTTKVGIDATRTLLKPKEKFEKAKIPIEPEV, from the coding sequence ATGAAAGAAGGGGCATCAGACTTGCGGGAACTGATCGAGAGCTTTGCTGGTAGAGGAGAAGTGATGCTAGTCGACAAGAGAGTGTCACTAAAGTTCGAGGTGGCGGCGATTATAAAGAAGTATGATAGAAAGCAGGTGTTACTGTTTAACAATGCTGACGGTCATAGAAACATTATAGCGGGAATCTGTGGGACTCGAGATAGAATAGCTTACGCCCTCGGCATAACACCAGAGAGATTGAGACCTCTATTGACAGAGGCTCTCAAACTACCGGAATATCCAAAAATCGTCGGCGGATATGAAGCTGAGAAAGAGCTGCCCAGCCTCGAAAACTTACCTATTCTGACACATTTTGAAAAGGACGCAGGCCCCTACATAACTTCAGCAATAGTCTCAGCGAGACTACCAGACGATAGTCTAGAAAACGTTTCAATTCACAGGCTCATGGTTATCGACAGAAGACACCTAGCCATCAGGATAGTTCCACGCCATCTCTATTACATATGTAAAAAAATGATTGAAATGGGGAAGAAGAGTTTAGACGTTGGGATAGCGATCGGCTTGCATCCTGCTATTCTTATTGCGTCATCTACACCGGCTCCTCTTGGAGTAAGCGAGTACGCAGTCGCGAACAAAATTTTGGGCAAAAAATTGAGGCTCTCAGAATGTAGATCGGTTGAGGCGCGTGTTCCAGCAGATTCGGAAATCGTTTTGGAGGGAAGAGTTCTTCTTGATAAGGAGGTTGATGAAGGCCCGTTCGTGGACATAACCGGCACATATGACATTGTTCGAAAGCAGCCTGTAATAGAAATTGAAAAGATATTCTGTAGGGAAGACTTCTTCTATCACGCCCTTCTCCCATCAGGTAGTGAACATGGGCTACTGATGGGTTTACCCCAAGAAGCCAAGATCGAAGAGGCCGTCTCAGGAGTAGTACCAAAAGTTAAGGATATCAACCTAACCCCGGGGGGTTGCCACTGGCTCCATGCTGTAATATCTATTGAAAAGCAGGCGGAGGGGGATGGAAAAAACGCCATTCTGGCAGCATTTGCAGGTCATCCATCACTAAAACATGTCGTTATAGTTGACACCGATATCGATGTAAACAATCCAACGGAAGTTGAGTGGGCGATCGCCACCAGATTTCAAGGAAGTAAGGGGCTAGTGGTCATAAGAAACGTCCGAGGATCAAGCCTAGACGCTTCAGGAGATCAAAAACTCAACTTAACAACCAAAGTTGGGATCGACGCTACAAGAACCCTACTCAAACCTAAAGAGAAGTTCGAGAAGGCGAAGATCCCAATAGAACCAGAAGTATAA
- a CDS encoding aconitase X catalytic domain-containing protein, whose product MYLSKDEEAILNGSRGEAAATAMKLLVTIGEIFDAQKLIPVRSAQVSGISYKTIGEEGLEFIEEFASKGAAVNVHTTINPAGMDMENWREMCVPEDFAQKQKRIVSALQKIGAKPTCTCTPYLLPERPKFGDHLAWAESSAVMYVNSIIGARTNREGGPTALASAVIGKTPLYGYHLQENRKPTIRIHVKANLENELDFSLLGYYIGKNFPDKIPLIELEKSNLNEVNLKALGAGMATSGSQGLYHIKGVTPECKERVFDICERITVESCSLSEVKESLSEQCSPEYVCIGCPHCSIDEMEYISNIAVKGRFKKRLIIYTSRHVWSIAKRRGYLDRIINAGGRVVRDTCMVVSPIEKIGIGEVVTNSTKAAYYLSALSRVKTVLKSLGEALEYARNGN is encoded by the coding sequence ATGTACCTTTCAAAAGATGAAGAAGCTATCCTAAACGGATCAAGAGGCGAAGCAGCGGCCACTGCAATGAAACTGCTGGTCACCATAGGGGAGATATTCGACGCTCAGAAACTTATCCCAGTAAGGAGCGCTCAGGTCTCTGGAATATCATATAAAACTATCGGCGAAGAGGGTCTGGAGTTCATAGAAGAATTTGCAAGTAAAGGAGCGGCGGTGAATGTACATACGACCATAAATCCTGCAGGCATGGATATGGAGAATTGGAGGGAGATGTGTGTCCCTGAAGATTTTGCCCAAAAACAAAAGAGAATAGTGTCCGCCTTACAGAAGATTGGAGCCAAACCCACATGCACATGCACCCCATACTTACTGCCCGAAAGACCTAAATTTGGCGACCACCTCGCGTGGGCAGAGTCCTCGGCTGTAATGTATGTAAACTCTATCATCGGTGCAAGAACTAATCGTGAAGGTGGACCTACAGCCCTTGCAAGCGCCGTAATAGGTAAAACACCGCTTTATGGCTATCATTTACAAGAGAATCGTAAACCCACCATAAGAATACATGTTAAGGCAAATCTTGAGAATGAACTGGATTTCAGCCTACTAGGATATTACATCGGCAAAAATTTTCCAGATAAAATACCTCTGATCGAATTGGAGAAATCGAATCTAAACGAAGTGAACCTTAAAGCCCTAGGAGCAGGCATGGCGACATCAGGGAGTCAGGGTCTCTACCACATCAAAGGCGTTACGCCAGAGTGCAAAGAAAGAGTATTCGATATCTGTGAAAGAATCACCGTGGAAAGTTGTAGCCTGTCCGAAGTCAAAGAATCTCTGTCGGAACAATGCTCACCTGAATATGTATGTATAGGTTGTCCTCACTGCAGCATCGATGAGATGGAGTATATCTCAAATATCGCTGTTAAAGGTAGGTTCAAGAAACGTTTGATCATCTATACTTCAAGACATGTATGGTCGATAGCCAAGAGAAGAGGATATTTGGATAGAATAATTAATGCTGGAGGCCGAGTGGTGAGAGATACTTGTATGGTCGTATCGCCAATCGAAAAGATCGGTATCGGTGAGGTTGTAACCAACTCAACTAAAGCAGCTTATTATCTGTCTGCACTCTCAAGGGTTAAAACAGTTCTAAAAAGTCTAGGAGAAGCCCTGGAGTATGCAAGAAATGGAAATTAA
- a CDS encoding DUF126 domain-containing protein: MEIKLRRRALVKGIVEGEALVSRQPISFLGGVDPATGIIMERGHELEGCIVTDKVLVFPHSKGSTVSSYVLFSMARRGTKPLGIVNTVSDPIVATGCVLGNIPLLDKLEIDPTKAIVTGDYLILNATEGFLVVRRS, from the coding sequence ATGGAAATTAAGTTGAGACGTAGGGCTCTTGTCAAAGGAATCGTAGAAGGAGAAGCCTTAGTATCCAGACAGCCAATATCGTTTCTGGGGGGGGTTGACCCCGCAACAGGGATAATCATGGAAAGGGGCCATGAACTCGAGGGATGTATAGTAACAGACAAGGTTCTTGTATTTCCACATAGTAAAGGTAGCACCGTCAGTTCATACGTACTGTTCTCAATGGCAAGAAGGGGGACCAAGCCTTTAGGAATCGTAAATACGGTTTCTGATCCTATAGTTGCGACCGGATGTGTTTTAGGAAATATTCCGTTGTTAGACAAGCTTGAGATAGATCCCACCAAGGCGATTGTTACTGGAGATTACCTGATACTAAATGCGACTGAAGGATTCCTAGTCGTTAGACGATCTTGA
- a CDS encoding transcription initiation factor IIB, whose product MPIQDRKATRVTNCPECGSGNLIEDYDSGEVICQDCGLVLSEHAMNQGPEWRAFTKEERESRGRVGVPISFSVHDKGLSTVIDRVNRDAYGRQLPLDTRLEMLRLRKWQIRTRIHSSADRNLAQAMAELDRLTDKLHIPSSVKERAAVIYRKALDNGLVRGRSIAAIAAASLYAACRATETPRTLKEVAAASRIRKKDVARCYRLLLRELEIRMPVEDPIRCVSKIASKVSISMKTQRTAIKILKEARRVGIAAGKDPMGLAAAALYVACVLEGEKKTQKDIAEVANVTEVTVRNRYKGLKEALNLNV is encoded by the coding sequence ATGCCGATCCAGGATAGGAAGGCAACGAGAGTAACCAACTGCCCAGAATGTGGTAGTGGCAACCTTATAGAAGACTACGATTCAGGAGAAGTCATATGTCAAGATTGTGGCCTGGTTTTGAGTGAACATGCAATGAATCAAGGCCCAGAATGGCGAGCATTCACTAAAGAGGAGAGGGAATCTAGGGGGCGAGTTGGAGTGCCAATATCATTCTCTGTGCATGATAAAGGCCTTTCAACAGTGATAGATAGAGTCAACCGAGATGCGTATGGAAGGCAGCTCCCGCTCGACACAAGGCTCGAGATGCTCAGACTCAGGAAATGGCAGATAAGAACCAGGATACATTCATCTGCGGACAGAAACTTGGCTCAAGCCATGGCAGAGCTTGACAGATTGACCGATAAACTACACATTCCAAGCTCAGTAAAAGAGAGGGCCGCAGTCATATATAGAAAAGCTTTGGATAATGGTCTGGTCAGAGGTCGTTCGATAGCGGCAATAGCAGCTGCCTCACTGTATGCTGCATGCAGGGCAACGGAGACGCCTCGAACATTGAAGGAGGTCGCCGCTGCAAGCAGAATAAGAAAGAAAGATGTCGCCCGATGTTACAGACTACTCCTGAGGGAATTAGAGATAAGAATGCCAGTGGAGGACCCGATAAGGTGCGTCTCTAAGATCGCTTCGAAGGTTTCGATATCGATGAAAACTCAAAGAACAGCCATCAAGATCTTGAAGGAAGCCAGAAGAGTAGGCATAGCAGCGGGTAAGGATCCGATGGGTCTCGCAGCTGCAGCACTTTACGTGGCTTGCGTACTCGAAGGGGAAAAGAAGACTCAAAAGGACATTGCCGAAGTTGCGAATGTGACCGAGGTAACTGTTAGAAACAGATATAAGGGTCTTAAGGAGGCGCTCAATCTAAACGTCTGA
- a CDS encoding translation initiation factor, with protein MAEVCTVCGLPKDLCVCGTISMEQQVIKVRSEVRKWGKATTVIEGVDPKSVDLNMLATKLKTSLACGGTAKDGQIILQGDHRERVKKLLVDYGFPISSIEVH; from the coding sequence ATGGCTGAAGTTTGTACAGTTTGTGGTCTTCCGAAGGATCTCTGTGTCTGCGGCACAATCAGTATGGAGCAACAGGTGATAAAGGTTCGTAGCGAAGTCAGGAAATGGGGTAAGGCCACCACTGTCATTGAAGGTGTAGACCCTAAGAGTGTAGACTTGAATATGCTGGCAACTAAGTTGAAGACGTCTTTGGCATGTGGTGGAACAGCTAAGGACGGTCAAATAATTCTTCAAGGTGACCATCGTGAGAGGGTGAAGAAGCTTCTTGTAGACTATGGTTTCCCCATATCGAGCATTGAGGTACATTAA
- a CDS encoding 50S ribosomal protein L11 methyltransferase, with amino-acid sequence MRIRFDSIGDIAVIKGDCIDSMKSNARVILERNPRLRVVLAKKSKVDGLFRLCEYIRIAGENRTVTIHRENGCIFHIDLSLVHFSPRLAHERMLVAMKVKDGEIVLNMFGGVGTFSIEIAKMVTAKVFTVDINPDAVRLCLTNILSNYVRGGVTTILADAKESLSIFPTHTFDRILLPLPGKSIDYLPLAIPYLKSNGVIHLYEFINVSRKEDPVEGVLRKVSLILGRQKMLTYEGRIVKSVGPRRYMVSLEIVVE; translated from the coding sequence ATGAGAATTCGATTCGATTCAATAGGTGACATTGCAGTCATAAAAGGTGATTGTATAGATTCAATGAAATCGAATGCAAGAGTTATTTTAGAAAGGAATCCACGCCTAAGGGTTGTGCTAGCGAAGAAGAGTAAGGTCGATGGACTATTTCGACTTTGCGAATACATTCGTATAGCGGGAGAGAATCGGACAGTAACAATACACCGTGAGAATGGATGTATCTTCCACATAGATCTTTCACTCGTACATTTCTCGCCAAGACTCGCCCATGAACGTATGCTGGTTGCGATGAAGGTTAAGGACGGTGAGATTGTGCTCAACATGTTTGGTGGAGTAGGAACCTTCTCAATAGAGATAGCGAAGATGGTGACTGCGAAGGTCTTCACTGTAGACATTAACCCCGATGCTGTAAGGTTATGTTTAACAAATATTCTTAGTAATTATGTAAGAGGTGGGGTCACCACTATTTTGGCTGATGCCAAGGAATCTTTGTCAATATTTCCAACCCACACTTTCGACCGAATTCTCCTACCCCTGCCTGGAAAATCTATAGATTATCTACCTCTGGCTATACCTTATTTAAAATCAAATGGTGTAATTCACTTATATGAGTTCATAAATGTGTCCAGGAAGGAGGATCCGGTGGAGGGAGTGCTCAGAAAAGTTTCATTAATACTTGGTAGGCAAAAGATGTTAACTTATGAGGGTAGGATAGTCAAGAGCGTTGGGCCTAGACGCTACATGGTCTCCCTCGAAATAGTTGTAGAATGA
- a CDS encoding DNA-directed RNA polymerase subunit P yields MVYECINCNSKVTSEQLLITPEVKCPICGYRVLKKSRAPIVKHVKAR; encoded by the coding sequence ATAGTCTACGAGTGTATCAACTGCAACTCCAAGGTTACCTCTGAGCAGCTGCTGATAACCCCTGAGGTGAAATGCCCAATATGTGGATATAGAGTCCTCAAGAAATCCCGGGCGCCCATAGTCAAACATGTAAAGGCAAGATGA
- a CDS encoding YkgJ family cysteine cluster protein produces the protein MGSFTLAGFKFIYPEGIKWTCKRCGKCCRDTDVRSRHILLLPAEVSRIGKISNMRKNQFSKKSEEELYQYEILKVKGNCLFLIGDQCSIYDYRPLVCRFYPFTLKSKGVTSIISIGDQGCPGIGSGPELMGGYYKQLALAALKFLRD, from the coding sequence TTGGGTTCCTTCACTCTTGCAGGATTTAAATTCATCTATCCAGAAGGCATAAAATGGACCTGCAAGAGGTGCGGCAAATGTTGCCGGGACACAGATGTCCGAAGCCGGCACATACTTCTACTCCCAGCTGAGGTTTCGAGAATAGGGAAGATAAGCAATATGCGGAAGAACCAGTTCAGTAAGAAGAGTGAAGAGGAGCTATATCAATATGAGATATTGAAAGTGAAAGGAAACTGCTTGTTTCTGATAGGAGATCAATGCTCAATCTATGATTACAGGCCTCTAGTCTGTCGGTTTTACCCATTTACATTGAAGAGCAAGGGTGTGACTTCGATAATCTCTATCGGCGATCAGGGTTGTCCGGGTATAGGTTCGGGCCCAGAGTTAATGGGTGGTTACTACAAACAGTTGGCTTTAGCTGCCTTGAAATTTCTCAGAGACTAG